One genomic window of Streptomyces sp. WP-1 includes the following:
- a CDS encoding WXG100 family type VII secretion target, which yields MGTRGTGQGRQQGADLHVSSEDLTKLANDLDHMQSHLDQQVRRMDELVDRVEAGWRGPAATAYRDFHRAAAEDAVRIREVMKGLEQAVRLSRDGFSSDDLHVLEQMRRIHVDIDSEVGRLSTPNTAADDASTRPHSSLDGF from the coding sequence ATGGGCACACGGGGGACGGGGCAGGGCCGGCAGCAGGGGGCCGACCTGCATGTGTCGTCCGAGGACCTCACCAAGCTGGCGAACGACCTCGACCACATGCAGAGCCATCTCGACCAACAGGTCCGCCGCATGGACGAGTTGGTCGACCGCGTCGAGGCCGGCTGGCGGGGTCCCGCGGCGACGGCGTACCGGGACTTCCACCGCGCGGCGGCCGAGGACGCCGTACGGATCCGGGAAGTGATGAAGGGCCTGGAGCAGGCGGTGCGGCTGAGCCGTGACGGCTTCAGCAGCGACGATCTGCACGTGCTGGAGCAGATGCGGCGCATCCACGTGGACATCGACAGCGAGGTCGGCAGGCTGTCCACGCCGAACACCGCGGCGGACGACGCCTCGACGCGCCCGCACAGCAGCCTGGACGGCTTCTGA
- a CDS encoding tetratricopeptide repeat protein yields the protein MGEAVPSWRVFPEGIPVQELLKNGDQAAEAGDLISAGNWYFHAKRRGSIEGRDKARGLQSRLETLAEQGNSDAKVLVAGLLLERGEQLPRAAALLESAAGAAVAEGMRELGFVLAAGMGVAPDPVRANSLYRAAAEAGDGYAAFNLAVNFYRGHGTEKSFREFTKWLQMAGDLGIPEACAVLGDQCAKKGLDGESLQWYVRAARSSHVPAMFVAAQRYRDGIGTAVDPVQAVRWFLAPLDRGNGDGIHDAIKLASSMTDEQIREAGRLSGHSDEAELLVRRRY from the coding sequence GTGGGTGAAGCGGTGCCGAGTTGGCGTGTCTTTCCGGAGGGAATTCCTGTCCAGGAACTACTGAAAAACGGTGACCAGGCCGCGGAAGCCGGAGATCTTATCTCTGCCGGAAATTGGTACTTCCATGCCAAGCGCAGGGGATCGATAGAGGGGCGGGACAAGGCCCGGGGACTTCAGTCTCGACTGGAGACCCTCGCTGAGCAGGGGAATTCCGACGCGAAGGTGCTGGTGGCCGGTCTGCTTCTGGAGCGCGGTGAGCAGCTTCCTCGTGCAGCCGCTTTGCTTGAGTCGGCTGCTGGGGCGGCCGTTGCCGAAGGTATGAGGGAATTGGGTTTCGTCCTGGCTGCGGGGATGGGCGTGGCGCCCGATCCAGTCAGAGCTAATAGTCTGTACCGTGCTGCGGCTGAGGCTGGGGATGGCTATGCTGCCTTCAATCTCGCTGTTAATTTTTACCGTGGGCACGGAACTGAAAAGAGCTTCCGAGAATTCACCAAGTGGCTGCAAATGGCCGGCGACCTGGGTATTCCGGAAGCATGCGCCGTACTCGGAGACCAATGTGCAAAGAAGGGTCTCGATGGAGAATCTTTGCAGTGGTACGTCCGTGCGGCCAGGTCATCACATGTACCTGCGATGTTTGTGGCGGCGCAGCGTTACCGAGATGGTATTGGAACTGCCGTTGATCCGGTTCAAGCAGTCCGCTGGTTCTTGGCTCCGCTTGATCGTGGAAATGGAGACGGAATCCATGATGCGATCAAATTGGCTAGCTCTATGACTGACGAACAGATCCGGGAGGCTGGGCGACTCTCCGGGCATTCAGACGAGGCTGAGTTGCTCGTGCGCCGACGTTACTGA
- a CDS encoding ricin-type beta-trefoil lectin domain protein, which translates to MSGRRCWFAGRWHRKFVGGLGLWIIPVALFALLLPVAIAGGFSMPGFLAGHSDDGFGHHGGFSFDGKVWRPKKLPATKAVGAHLLQPKTAKHPKDYKALGAYRAQQAHWPKAGAAVVDLSPQAESTSKSEPVKAGSLPVWVAPADTGHSVDSVRVQTASHNQTLRTGANGMLLGITPSGTTSAHGRIKVVIDYSSIARAYGGGYGSRLRLVQLPGCALTTPQKTECQKATPLKFTNRASAEQLTATVTMASASGDAGTADRKPSDSTASSTPTASASPSQSPDTTGTGTAKPNGGTESPKPDQSTASPNPSESANGPEAMSERTAPLSAVAATGTTALAVTSGASGSQGDYGATQLSAAGTWQASATGSFTYSYPISVPAAIGGNAPSVNLGYDSQSVDGETTARNSQASWVGDGWSYQVGYVERRYRSCSSLLDSDGKKLVKGSADECWGGDNATLSFGSHSGVLVPDGVDSGVAGEIKQWRIQGDDGTVVQELSGAANGLHDGVYYRVLTTDGTAAYFGADHSPNNPGTGATMPSDPADSSTHSAWGVPVLHPRSTDPCHDDAKGKLSQCDKPEGWRWNLDFVVAPDGFVQRYDYTAESNYYDLGGGQAAATDDPDDTGTLTSYTRGGALSLISYGYTLDDEQAGRTPAAEVDFGLAQRCQTTSTFTDCSADNLKDSTATHWPDVPWDLHCDSTDKTKLPDGATTVPADVCVTAGPSFWTTTRLDSITTKVHVKATDQLTAVDTYKLGQVYSDAGGTVDPVTGTTVDPKDAGMLQAVMWLQSLKHTGKGTYDNGNSDIALNQVSFTGTEIDNRVDDDSPSAPPLYRPRISSIQTETGESIAVEYNSAPCAGKTLSIAHADSNTESCYPAYWTVPGASKPIADWFNKVTVDSVTTSDLTIAGQYKPDAQNNPAGSEAQISRYSYSGPAWHRDDDALTDDQYRTWDQFRGFRTVTVQTGQAPEPVTQQTTTYLQGMDGDYKADGTRRSVTVDAKVGGTTVLSVTDADQLAGTDFTDTSYTQAGGKADEVSVNGPFTFTTTASAARTPWTAWTQDDNPGGTKPDASTLPDLTAHRINASSSLRYELLADGTWRHTKTDTTYDGQGRLSTVNAHGDGADPEQEKCATTTYADPPSSNTMMLSYPDRVTSVAGDCSTAPSASNLLTDKKIYYLGDGTPSTLGTFGKVSANGEATATETATSYTGTTENWLTTSAMTYDGAGRVTDSYDATGQKTHTDFSPSWSTAGGNTNAVGETSTNSKGWKVTSTLDALRGATLESVDANGRKTDMTYDALGRRTAVWLPGRDKDAGQSADRIFAYSINPGAVPAPGDTIAQPGAPTSVTSKTLRDDGTYATSVTIYDGMLQPRQTQATAMGDSNSGRVISDTFYDSHGWQAASYAPYSEPNGFPSATLYAANENQIPSETTTTYDGEGRPLKETLWHQAVEQWHTSTSYPGADEVDTTAPAGGRSTASFTNAVGQTTSTVVKNTGSTVTLTGGSVIPSGTSLTSDSVRLTMQSDGNLVLSALATGATIWSSGTSGHPGAWAKFGTDGNLVICSTAVAQLWTTGLTATTGATFQLRNDSTADVVASNGTTMLWKQGTAGAVPAADATTRYTYTPAGQVDTIKDNAGNTWSYTYNLLGQKLTQTDPNTGKTTFDKYDVAGNLLQVTDPRGQARSYTYDWDNRPTEEYAAPWSSTPDRSKLLVSHVYDTLAKGYATSSTRYVGGASGAAYTQAVTGYNTAYQPLGTTLTVPSSDGFAAAGQSSAPASGTVTYTATNRYTDTVGLLSTTHYQADGNLPAEDIDYGYTQQGNLDGIGGFINSANTPAYLDTAVHDAFGRVVQADYGHTGKELATFAQYDATTGRTTQTSSMLQTSTSALDVTNMRYNQAGELTAIDDLQDNTTHDTQCFTYDSFQRLTAAWTDTVGITDPSAATPGAVGGCTTARVQTTTTSPVKATTVGGPAPYWQTYTYDQLGDRTGTVNHDTTGNALNDTTQAVTYPGANGTAPATLPDQAGTATLTNPSGTATIASTYTDPAYSNVDAGDTISRKVTAIGPLTSAFTISGGGKRCVDDTGGATTAGTKVQINTCSGATSEKWTIGTDGTVKVLGMCLDTTGNATTSGTLVIIDTCKTDATQKWKVTTTGTLVSNANTAMCLTDPAASATTGTQLTLATCGGSGQTWTNAATGAIPAGQSQTFTYDAEGRTATVATTSGAHTNTSKYLYDAQGGLLEQTAAVDGVDKSRVLYLFGGAEQITLNVSAKTWTGLRNITGPDGTTVTRSSTGTVTYQVANGQGTAVTAVDASTLAVTRRSFDPFGNPRGTKPGSWVATDENHGFLGQPADPVTGLDLLGARDYDPVQGRFLSPDPVFEPGDPNQMGGYTYAGDNPASGSDPSGLMLVMDGGGGGGGCDAKCAAANDKAYASTTSSSGTKKHSSGCSGFWSCAGHYFKKALPVAEKVATVVAVVAVVVVVVVAVAACTETVVAAPACVMGAGEAIGAVGGLAGGADCMAMGCGGGDPIAGDDADSSSSAGGSGGSGEAPKASADAAPHEAGSGSGDAAAASGAGKESSTDSAGSNAAAPKKADAQEKASASGKVAAAPDEPSTGNSGTTGKNSGGGRSRCSFSPSTPVLMAGGKTKAIGKIKTGDKVESADPKTGKHKGTRTVQHIWINHDKDLLDVTVRDEDGHKATLHTTANHPFWDATSHRWKPAGELRRGDALNTVDSSHAFVVKTRITPGLANRWNLTVRELHTYYVLAGNIPVLVHNTGCPTEAALRAAPHPADVSFATSVDLASKTAAEAGDIQAASGFATDIPAGYDRAMPEQVYAAMPTDRTPFFFDNSGGDGAYYLSHAEKQASTLRPGISISVSRDMCDNCIGWFQERATQLGAHLYVSDPTSIHVFAPDGSWMVHDYPSWMG; encoded by the coding sequence GTGAGTGGCAGACGGTGCTGGTTCGCGGGCAGATGGCATCGGAAATTCGTCGGCGGACTGGGGCTGTGGATCATTCCGGTCGCGCTGTTCGCGCTGTTGCTGCCGGTGGCGATCGCCGGCGGCTTCAGCATGCCGGGCTTCCTCGCCGGTCACTCGGACGACGGCTTCGGCCACCACGGCGGCTTCTCGTTCGATGGCAAGGTGTGGCGTCCCAAGAAGCTGCCCGCCACCAAGGCCGTAGGTGCGCACCTCCTGCAGCCGAAGACCGCCAAGCATCCCAAGGACTACAAGGCGCTGGGCGCGTACCGGGCGCAGCAAGCCCACTGGCCCAAGGCCGGCGCTGCCGTCGTCGACCTCAGCCCGCAGGCCGAGTCCACGTCCAAGTCCGAGCCGGTGAAGGCGGGTTCACTGCCCGTCTGGGTGGCGCCCGCCGATACCGGGCACAGCGTCGACTCCGTGCGGGTGCAGACCGCGTCCCACAACCAGACGCTGCGCACGGGCGCCAACGGCATGCTTCTGGGCATCACCCCCTCCGGCACGACGTCCGCCCATGGCAGGATCAAGGTGGTCATCGACTACTCGTCGATCGCCCGCGCGTATGGTGGCGGTTACGGCTCCCGGCTGCGGCTGGTACAGCTGCCCGGCTGCGCGTTGACCACCCCGCAGAAGACGGAGTGCCAGAAGGCCACCCCGCTGAAGTTCACCAACCGGGCCTCCGCCGAGCAACTGACGGCGACCGTCACGATGGCCTCCGCCTCCGGCGACGCCGGCACGGCCGACCGCAAGCCGAGCGACAGCACGGCCAGTTCGACGCCGACGGCAAGCGCCAGCCCCTCACAGTCCCCGGACACCACCGGCACCGGCACCGCGAAGCCGAACGGCGGCACGGAATCCCCGAAGCCCGACCAGAGCACCGCATCCCCCAATCCGTCCGAGAGCGCGAACGGCCCGGAGGCGATGTCGGAGCGCACCGCGCCGCTGAGCGCGGTCGCTGCCACCGGCACCACGGCACTCGCCGTGACCTCCGGCGCCTCCGGCTCCCAAGGCGACTACGGGGCTACGCAGTTGTCGGCCGCAGGTACCTGGCAAGCGTCTGCCACCGGTTCCTTCACGTACTCCTACCCGATCTCCGTGCCGGCCGCGATCGGCGGCAACGCGCCCTCGGTGAACCTGGGGTACGACTCCCAGTCCGTCGACGGGGAGACCACCGCCCGCAACTCCCAGGCGTCCTGGGTGGGCGACGGCTGGAGCTACCAGGTCGGCTACGTCGAGCGGCGCTACCGCAGCTGCAGCTCGCTGCTCGACTCCGACGGCAAGAAGCTCGTCAAGGGCTCGGCCGACGAGTGCTGGGGCGGCGACAACGCCACCCTCTCCTTCGGTTCCCACTCCGGTGTCCTGGTGCCGGACGGCGTCGACTCCGGCGTGGCCGGTGAGATCAAGCAGTGGCGCATCCAGGGCGACGACGGCACGGTCGTACAGGAGCTGTCCGGTGCGGCCAACGGCCTGCACGACGGCGTCTACTACCGTGTGCTGACGACGGACGGCACGGCCGCCTACTTCGGCGCCGACCACTCGCCGAACAACCCCGGCACCGGTGCGACCATGCCGTCCGACCCCGCCGACTCCTCCACGCACTCCGCGTGGGGCGTCCCGGTCCTCCACCCACGTTCGACGGACCCCTGCCACGACGACGCAAAGGGCAAGCTGTCGCAGTGCGACAAGCCCGAAGGCTGGCGCTGGAACCTCGACTTCGTGGTGGCGCCGGACGGGTTCGTGCAGCGCTACGACTACACCGCCGAGTCCAACTACTACGACCTCGGCGGCGGTCAGGCGGCCGCGACCGACGACCCGGATGACACCGGCACCCTCACGTCGTACACCCGTGGCGGCGCGCTGTCGCTGATCTCGTACGGCTACACCCTGGACGACGAGCAGGCCGGCCGCACCCCGGCCGCCGAGGTCGACTTCGGACTGGCCCAGCGCTGCCAGACCACCAGCACGTTCACCGACTGCTCGGCCGACAACCTCAAGGACAGCACCGCCACCCACTGGCCCGACGTGCCGTGGGACCTGCACTGCGACTCCACCGACAAGACCAAGCTCCCCGACGGCGCCACCACCGTCCCCGCCGATGTGTGCGTCACCGCCGGACCCAGCTTCTGGACCACGACCCGACTGGACTCCATCACCACCAAGGTCCATGTGAAGGCCACCGACCAGCTCACCGCGGTCGACACCTACAAGCTGGGCCAGGTCTATTCGGACGCGGGCGGCACCGTCGACCCGGTCACGGGCACCACGGTCGACCCCAAGGACGCCGGGATGCTGCAGGCCGTGATGTGGCTGCAGTCCCTCAAGCACACCGGCAAGGGCACCTACGACAACGGCAACAGTGACATCGCGCTGAACCAGGTGTCGTTCACCGGCACCGAGATCGACAACCGGGTCGACGACGATTCCCCGTCCGCGCCCCCGCTGTACCGGCCGCGCATCTCCAGCATCCAGACGGAGACCGGCGAGTCGATCGCCGTCGAGTACAACTCCGCGCCCTGCGCGGGCAAGACGCTGTCGATCGCCCACGCCGACAGCAACACCGAATCCTGCTACCCCGCCTACTGGACGGTCCCCGGGGCCTCCAAGCCGATCGCGGACTGGTTCAACAAGGTCACGGTAGACAGCGTCACCACGTCCGACTTGACGATCGCCGGCCAGTACAAGCCCGACGCCCAGAACAACCCGGCCGGCTCCGAGGCCCAGATCTCCCGCTACAGCTACTCGGGCCCGGCCTGGCACCGCGACGACGACGCACTGACCGACGACCAGTACCGCACGTGGGACCAGTTCCGCGGCTTCCGCACCGTCACCGTCCAGACCGGCCAGGCCCCGGAGCCCGTCACCCAGCAGACCACCACCTACCTGCAGGGCATGGACGGCGACTACAAGGCCGACGGCACCCGCCGCTCCGTCACCGTCGACGCCAAGGTCGGCGGCACCACGGTCCTGAGCGTCACCGACGCCGACCAGCTCGCCGGCACCGACTTCACGGACACCAGCTACACCCAGGCCGGCGGCAAGGCCGACGAGGTCAGCGTCAACGGCCCGTTCACCTTCACCACCACGGCCTCCGCCGCCCGGACGCCCTGGACGGCGTGGACCCAGGACGACAACCCCGGCGGGACCAAGCCCGACGCGTCCACCCTGCCCGACCTCACCGCCCACCGCATCAACGCCAGCAGCTCCCTGCGGTACGAGCTCCTCGCCGACGGCACCTGGCGGCACACCAAGACCGACACCACGTACGACGGCCAAGGGCGGCTGTCCACCGTCAACGCGCACGGCGACGGCGCCGACCCCGAGCAGGAGAAGTGCGCCACCACGACGTACGCCGACCCGCCGTCCTCGAACACGATGATGCTGTCCTACCCGGACCGCGTCACCTCGGTCGCCGGTGACTGCTCCACCGCGCCGAGCGCGAGCAACCTGCTGACGGACAAGAAGATCTACTACCTCGGCGACGGCACCCCCAGCACGCTGGGCACCTTCGGCAAGGTCTCCGCCAACGGCGAAGCCACCGCGACGGAGACCGCCACAAGCTACACCGGCACCACCGAGAACTGGCTGACCACCTCGGCCATGACCTACGACGGCGCCGGCCGGGTCACCGACTCCTACGACGCCACCGGACAGAAGACGCATACCGACTTCAGCCCGTCATGGAGTACCGCCGGCGGTAACACCAACGCCGTCGGGGAGACCTCCACCAACAGCAAGGGCTGGAAGGTCACCTCCACGCTCGACGCCCTGCGCGGCGCCACGCTGGAGAGCGTCGACGCCAACGGCCGCAAGACCGACATGACCTATGACGCGCTCGGCCGGCGCACGGCCGTATGGCTGCCCGGCCGGGACAAGGACGCCGGTCAGAGCGCGGACCGTATCTTCGCGTACTCCATCAACCCCGGCGCCGTCCCGGCACCCGGCGACACCATCGCCCAGCCCGGCGCGCCTACGTCCGTCACCTCCAAGACGCTGCGCGACGACGGCACCTACGCCACCTCCGTCACGATCTACGACGGCATGCTCCAGCCCCGCCAGACGCAGGCCACCGCCATGGGCGACTCCAACTCGGGCCGGGTCATCTCCGACACCTTCTACGACTCCCACGGCTGGCAGGCGGCGTCGTACGCGCCGTACTCCGAGCCGAACGGCTTCCCCTCCGCCACCCTCTACGCGGCGAACGAGAACCAGATCCCCTCGGAGACCACCACCACCTACGACGGTGAGGGCCGGCCCCTGAAGGAGACCCTCTGGCACCAGGCCGTCGAGCAGTGGCACACCTCCACCAGCTACCCGGGCGCCGACGAGGTCGACACCACGGCACCGGCCGGAGGCCGCTCCACCGCCTCCTTCACCAATGCCGTCGGCCAGACCACCAGCACGGTCGTGAAGAACACCGGCTCCACCGTCACCCTGACGGGCGGCTCGGTGATCCCCTCAGGCACGTCGCTGACCTCCGACAGCGTGCGCCTGACGATGCAGTCCGACGGCAACCTCGTACTGTCCGCCCTGGCGACCGGCGCGACCATCTGGTCCTCGGGCACCTCCGGACACCCCGGTGCCTGGGCCAAGTTCGGCACCGACGGCAACCTCGTCATCTGCAGCACGGCCGTCGCCCAGCTGTGGACCACCGGCCTGACCGCCACCACCGGCGCCACCTTCCAGCTCCGCAACGACTCCACGGCCGACGTCGTCGCCTCCAACGGCACCACCATGCTGTGGAAGCAGGGCACCGCGGGCGCCGTCCCCGCCGCGGACGCCACCACCCGTTACACCTACACCCCGGCCGGCCAGGTCGACACGATCAAGGACAACGCGGGCAACACCTGGTCCTACACCTACAACCTGCTCGGCCAGAAGCTGACCCAGACCGACCCGAACACCGGTAAGACCACGTTCGACAAGTACGACGTCGCCGGCAACTTGCTCCAGGTCACCGACCCCCGCGGCCAGGCCCGGTCCTACACCTACGACTGGGACAACCGCCCCACCGAGGAGTACGCCGCCCCCTGGTCGTCCACCCCCGACCGGTCCAAGCTGCTGGTCTCCCACGTGTACGACACGCTGGCGAAGGGTTACGCGACCTCCTCCACCCGCTACGTCGGTGGCGCCTCGGGAGCCGCGTACACCCAGGCCGTCACCGGCTACAACACGGCGTACCAGCCGCTGGGCACCACGCTGACCGTCCCGTCGTCCGACGGCTTCGCCGCCGCGGGGCAGTCCAGTGCGCCTGCCTCCGGCACCGTCACCTACACGGCCACCAACCGTTACACCGACACCGTCGGCTTGCTGTCCACCACGCACTACCAGGCGGACGGCAACCTGCCGGCCGAGGACATCGACTACGGCTACACCCAGCAGGGCAACCTCGACGGCATCGGCGGCTTCATCAACTCCGCCAACACTCCCGCCTACCTCGACACCGCCGTCCACGACGCCTTCGGACGCGTGGTGCAGGCAGATTACGGCCACACCGGCAAGGAACTGGCGACCTTCGCCCAGTACGACGCCACCACGGGGCGCACCACCCAGACCAGCAGCATGCTGCAGACCTCCACGTCCGCCCTGGACGTCACCAACATGCGCTACAACCAGGCCGGCGAACTCACGGCGATCGACGACCTGCAGGACAACACCACTCACGACACCCAGTGCTTCACCTACGACTCCTTCCAGCGGCTGACCGCAGCATGGACGGACACGGTCGGCATCACCGACCCGAGCGCGGCCACGCCCGGCGCGGTCGGCGGCTGCACCACCGCACGGGTGCAGACCACCACCACGTCCCCCGTCAAGGCCACCACCGTCGGCGGTCCGGCCCCGTACTGGCAGACCTACACCTATGACCAACTCGGCGACCGCACCGGCACCGTAAACCACGACACCACCGGCAACGCCCTCAACGACACCACGCAGGCCGTCACTTACCCCGGCGCGAACGGCACGGCTCCCGCGACCCTGCCCGACCAGGCGGGCACGGCGACCCTCACGAACCCCTCCGGTACGGCGACCATCGCCTCCACCTACACCGACCCCGCCTACAGCAACGTCGACGCAGGCGACACCATCAGCCGGAAGGTGACCGCCATCGGCCCGCTGACCAGTGCCTTCACCATCTCCGGCGGTGGCAAGCGATGTGTCGACGACACGGGCGGCGCCACCACGGCCGGTACCAAGGTGCAGATCAACACCTGTAGCGGCGCCACCAGCGAGAAGTGGACTATCGGCACCGACGGGACCGTGAAGGTCCTCGGCATGTGCCTGGACACCACGGGCAACGCCACCACCAGCGGCACCCTCGTGATCATCGACACCTGCAAGACCGACGCCACCCAGAAGTGGAAGGTCACCACCACCGGCACGTTGGTCAGCAACGCCAACACCGCGATGTGCCTGACCGATCCGGCCGCCTCCGCCACCACCGGCACCCAGCTGACCCTCGCCACCTGCGGCGGCAGCGGCCAGACCTGGACCAACGCGGCCACGGGCGCCATTCCGGCCGGTCAGAGCCAGACCTTCACCTACGACGCCGAGGGCCGCACCGCTACCGTCGCGACGACCTCCGGCGCCCACACGAACACCAGCAAGTACCTCTACGACGCTCAGGGCGGCCTGCTCGAGCAGACCGCCGCGGTCGACGGCGTCGACAAGAGCCGAGTCCTCTACCTCTTCGGGGGCGCGGAGCAGATCACCCTCAACGTCTCCGCCAAGACCTGGACCGGCCTGCGCAACATCACCGGCCCCGACGGCACCACCGTCACTCGCTCCAGCACCGGCACCGTCACCTATCAGGTGGCCAACGGCCAGGGCACCGCCGTCACGGCCGTCGACGCTTCCACGCTGGCCGTCACCCGCCGCTCGTTCGACCCCTTCGGCAACCCCCGCGGCACCAAGCCCGGTTCCTGGGTGGCAACGGACGAGAACCACGGCTTCCTGGGGCAGCCCGCTGACCCCGTGACCGGCCTCGACCTGCTCGGCGCCCGCGACTACGACCCCGTCCAGGGCCGCTTCCTCAGCCCCGACCCGGTCTTCGAGCCCGGCGACCCCAACCAGATGGGCGGCTATACCTACGCCGGAGACAACCCGGCCAGCGGCTCCGACCCGAGCGGTCTGATGCTGGTGATGGACGGCGGTGGCGGTGGCGGTGGCTGTGACGCCAAGTGCGCCGCGGCCAACGACAAGGCGTACGCCTCCACCACCTCCTCCAGCGGAACGAAGAAGCACAGCAGCGGTTGCTCGGGCTTCTGGAGCTGCGCGGGCCACTACTTCAAGAAGGCGCTCCCGGTCGCGGAGAAGGTCGCGACCGTGGTTGCGGTCGTCGCCGTGGTGGTCGTCGTGGTCGTGGCGGTCGCCGCCTGCACCGAGACGGTGGTCGCAGCCCCCGCATGTGTCATGGGCGCCGGAGAGGCGATCGGAGCGGTCGGCGGCCTGGCCGGCGGTGCCGACTGCATGGCGATGGGCTGCGGTGGAGGCGACCCGATAGCCGGAGACGATGCCGACTCCTCATCCTCCGCGGGTGGTTCGGGCGGCTCCGGCGAGGCGCCGAAGGCCTCGGCCGACGCCGCACCGCACGAGGCGGGCAGCGGCTCGGGCGACGCGGCGGCCGCCTCCGGCGCGGGCAAGGAATCCAGCACCGACTCGGCCGGCAGCAACGCGGCGGCACCGAAGAAGGCCGACGCCCAGGAGAAGGCGTCGGCCTCGGGCAAGGTGGCGGCCGCACCTGACGAGCCCAGCACCGGCAACTCGGGCACCACCGGCAAGAACTCCGGCGGCGGGCGTTCGCGCTGCAGCTTCTCGCCCAGCACCCCCGTCCTGATGGCCGGTGGCAAGACCAAGGCCATCGGCAAGATCAAGACTGGTGACAAGGTCGAATCGGCCGACCCCAAGACGGGCAAGCACAAGGGCACCCGCACGGTCCAGCACATCTGGATCAACCACGACAAGGACCTGCTCGACGTCACCGTCCGCGACGAGGACGGCCACAAGGCCACCCTGCACACCACGGCCAACCACCCGTTCTGGGACGCCACCAGCCACAGATGGAAGCCGGCCGGCGAACTCCGCCGCGGGGACGCCCTCAACACCGTCGACAGCAGCCACGCCTTCGTCGTCAAGACCCGGATCACGCCCGGTTTGGCGAACCGCTGGAACCTCACGGTCCGGGAACTGCACACGTACTATGTGCTGGCCGGCAATATTCCGGTTCTTGTTCATAACACGGGTTGTCCGACGGAAGCTGCCCTTCGGGCAGCACCTCATCCCGCTGATGTCTCATTTGCCACGTCCGTGGATTTGGCTAGTAAGACTGCTGCGGAGGCCGGGGATATTCAAGCGGCCAGCGGTTTCGCCACAGATATTCCCGCTGGTTACGACCGGGCGATGCCTGAGCAGGTTTATGCGGCGATGCCGACTGATCGCACGCCATTCTTCTTCGATAATTCTGGAGGAGATGGAGCCTACTACCTCTCCCACGCCGAGAAGCAGGCTTCCACCCTGCGCCCAGGTATCTCTATTTCGGTGAGTCGAGACATGTGCGACAACTGCATCGGCTGGTTCCAAGAACGAGCAACTCAGCTAGGTGCCCATCTCTACGTGTCTGATCCGACATCTATACACGTATTTGCGCCGGACGGGTCATGGATGGTGCATGACTACCCGTCTTGGATGGGCTAG
- a CDS encoding WXG100 family type VII secretion target produces the protein MSTGADDDHITVSFATLHDLAMDLEDILKKLNGELGGLYDRVEPVVLSWKGEAREIFVEKLDEWDRSAQDLQAAQKWLHAYVTTGHANYAAAHRAVLRGWGAA, from the coding sequence ATGTCGACCGGTGCCGACGACGACCACATCACCGTCTCGTTCGCCACGCTCCACGATCTCGCCATGGACCTTGAGGACATCCTCAAGAAGCTCAATGGCGAACTCGGCGGCCTGTACGACCGCGTCGAACCGGTCGTGCTGTCCTGGAAGGGCGAGGCCCGCGAGATCTTCGTCGAGAAGCTGGACGAATGGGACCGCTCCGCACAGGACTTGCAGGCGGCCCAGAAGTGGCTGCACGCGTACGTCACCACCGGGCACGCCAACTACGCGGCCGCGCACCGGGCGGTGCTGCGCGGCTGGGGAGCCGCCTGA